One genomic region from Arthrobacter sp. FB24 encodes:
- a CDS encoding D-2-hydroxyacid dehydrogenase — MMNTMTTKTTVAIAVPLEAELVERIRAVDPSVTVLYEPDLLPAERFPADHAGDPDFRRTPEQEERYWDMLNKADVLYGFPNESPSGLARIAGSNPRLQWIHAMAAGAGGAVKASGLDQETLQKFKVTTSAGVHALPLAEFAALGILNGFKRSAELAADQAAKVWPELRTPTRLVNGSTLVVTGLGEIGLETARIARALGMKVSGTKRNVEPIEGIVEVADNDGLPGLLASADAVVNTLPGTPYTEKLFNRDVFAAMKPGTVFVNVGRGTVVDEDALLEALDNGQVGYACLDVFAVEPLPQDSPLWNHPKVMVSPHTSALSAAENRLIAERFSSNLRTFLDGGELPHLVDTVHFY, encoded by the coding sequence ATGATGAACACTATGACGACAAAAACCACCGTCGCAATCGCCGTCCCGCTCGAAGCTGAGCTGGTGGAGCGCATCCGCGCCGTAGACCCTTCCGTGACCGTCCTCTATGAGCCCGACCTCCTCCCGGCCGAACGCTTTCCCGCCGACCACGCCGGCGACCCGGACTTCAGACGCACCCCGGAACAGGAGGAACGGTACTGGGACATGCTGAACAAGGCTGATGTCCTGTACGGCTTCCCCAACGAGAGCCCGTCCGGACTGGCCCGCATTGCCGGCAGCAACCCCCGGCTCCAGTGGATCCATGCCATGGCCGCAGGCGCCGGCGGTGCAGTGAAGGCATCCGGCCTGGACCAGGAAACCTTGCAGAAATTCAAGGTCACCACCTCAGCCGGCGTGCATGCCCTGCCGCTGGCGGAGTTCGCCGCGCTGGGCATCCTCAACGGCTTCAAGCGCAGCGCCGAGCTCGCCGCGGACCAGGCAGCCAAGGTCTGGCCCGAACTGCGGACCCCGACCCGCCTGGTCAACGGCTCCACGCTCGTGGTGACGGGCCTCGGCGAGATCGGGCTGGAGACAGCCCGCATCGCCCGGGCACTGGGAATGAAGGTCAGCGGCACCAAACGGAACGTGGAGCCGATCGAGGGAATCGTCGAAGTGGCCGACAACGACGGCCTGCCCGGCCTGCTTGCTTCGGCTGACGCAGTGGTCAACACCCTGCCCGGCACGCCGTACACGGAGAAGCTGTTCAACCGTGACGTGTTCGCCGCCATGAAGCCGGGAACGGTTTTCGTTAACGTAGGCCGTGGCACGGTGGTGGACGAGGACGCGCTCCTGGAAGCGCTGGACAACGGCCAGGTGGGGTACGCCTGCCTGGACGTGTTCGCCGTAGAGCCCCTGCCGCAGGACAGCCCGCTCTGGAACCACCCCAAGGTGATGGTGTCCCCGCACACTTCGGCGCTGAGCGCAGCCGAGAACCGGCTGATCGCCGAACGCTTCAGCAGCAACCTGCGCACGTTCCTTGACGGCGGGGAACTCCCCCATCTCGTGGACACCGTCCACTTCTACTAA